One window from the genome of Diospyros lotus cultivar Yz01 chromosome 11, ASM1463336v1, whole genome shotgun sequence encodes:
- the LOC127813139 gene encoding uncharacterized protein LOC127813139 has translation MSPPLGSHHPCIISTYIRGSKMPIRFNLKNVGSSISFTMPSDANFRTQGLSVCSVYAPSNDVRFGKQYLCTIISNATKQVKWSYCPELYDISWDGEDMMWLSYWKLEEDQLEGGDEVNISVTITSGGDYEVKEVGVHIVYKEEEAEEKKSTQSHSLEFPQQIHPYGNVVPGGFCNGDCENCTRLILYADLFDCFSIGWRRSPGVTSTFSSSFLWI, from the exons ATGTCTCCTCCCCTA GGATCACACCATCCTTGTATAATTTCCACTTATATTCGTGGAAGCAAGATGCCTATCAGATTCAATCTTAAGAATGTAGGATCCTCAATATCTTTTACCATGCCTTCCGATGCTAATTTCAGAACTCAAGGGTTGTCTGTTTGTTCTGTTTATGCTCCATCTAATGATGTTCGGTTTGGAAAACAGTACTTATGCACAATTATCAGTAATGCAACCAAGCAAGTGAAATGGAGCTATTGCCCAGAACTTTATGACATTTCATGGGATGGTGAGGACATGATGTGGTTAAGTTATTGGAAGTTAGAGGAGGATCAGTTGGAAGGTGGCGATGAAGTGAATATTTCAGTTACAATTACAAGTGGTGGGGATTATGAAGTGAAGGAGGTTGGGGTTCATATTGTGtacaaggaggaggaggcagaagaaaagaagagcacACAATCTCATAGTTTAGAATTTCCCCAACAAATTCATCCCTATGGGAATGTAGTTCCTGGTGGTTTTTGTAACGGGGATTGCGAGAATTGCACTAGACTCATTCTTTATGCCGATCTCTTTGATTGTTTCAGTATTGGGTGGCGAAGGAGCCCGGGTGTAACTTCCACATTTTCTTCAAGTTTTTTATGgatctaa